A region from the Agrococcus sp. SL85 genome encodes:
- a CDS encoding globin, giving the protein MGGTPFFAALVHGFYDRVWEDEVLRPMYPQDDRAGAEERLRLFLEQFFGGPTTYSDTRGHPRLRMRHAPFPIDLEARDRWLAAMTASVDALDPAPLHRAELMDYFERAATAMLNRNPLFR; this is encoded by the coding sequence ATGGGCGGCACGCCGTTCTTCGCGGCGCTCGTGCACGGCTTCTACGACCGCGTCTGGGAGGACGAGGTGCTGCGGCCCATGTACCCGCAGGACGACCGCGCGGGCGCCGAGGAGCGCCTCCGGCTCTTCCTCGAGCAGTTCTTCGGCGGCCCCACCACCTACAGCGACACCCGCGGCCACCCGCGCCTGCGCATGCGCCACGCGCCGTTCCCCATCGACCTCGAGGCGCGCGACCGCTGGCTCGCGGCGATGACGGCCTCGGTCGACGCGCTCGACCCCGCCCCGCTGCACCGCGCGGAGCTCATGGACTACTTCGAGCGCGCCGCGACGGCGATGCTCAACCGGAACCCGCTCTTCCGCTAG